A single genomic interval of Amblyomma americanum isolate KBUSLIRL-KWMA chromosome 11, ASM5285725v1, whole genome shotgun sequence harbors:
- the LOC144110927 gene encoding endothelin-converting enzyme 2-like, whose translation MLLPESGGCSSEVLGYSQWPRDALPPSPAAQPGSPSPFPAPDALVESAGSSKLSPGFSAARSTQGTTRAPPDTIESFFFAATCAVLLLLALALATMYIVNVIHLQSASQLVAVKHKACPSQECQRHARLLIGGLNRSLDPCHDFGAYVCSAWKPRSRSTEGYSNDFNSQLNDVVTSWLKGLEDLLIAGVDEVKVAVKPLALLRSCRVRRRATGVDLEDFREFMSLLGLCWPHDTCCDVSALGVLLGLVYRWDLCFWLRLRVLRDSELNGSGRRLTVYPGPRAFVERFAARHTYVVLKGNYVAYWTGHLDALLQDVSMSSRPPAVREDIERFVKAEHVIATALYNTVAKGTWEPIEVPLSDIGNYTGNVSSKDWLDKINANVVDESAMPFTEDERVLVTDVSVLEAVEKIFGTFKDREIVAHLSWQFVQEFSAVVDPTLEGLYKDNGDKLFCAGQVELVYAPVTEMLHWRLQVTRGERRYIDGKLERLVQRATEMMQSLWWLDSKEKRAATEKLRTLRVRMRPSEQVELELERMYHDFPNGTDSEESFVKSWLKTRGAFSRLASQRVRDGVARFGPTLSPLMIAYDYADNAVNVAAASLTSPLYYLNATPAMFYGGIGFYFTAEAMRALDWTGLQIGANGHIVSPSWMSNATRQVMESRLSCPTAGVPNEALLPYLPALEVVRKAFFEDTETSDYRLEVTDDLNEVKAFFMTLCRVVCANPPWGRAAADCNAILKNSRDFAVAYRCQKDSPMNPSMKCGYFS comes from the exons ATGCTACTTCCAGAGAGTGGGGGCTGCTCGTCCGAGGTGCTGGGCTACTCGCAGTGGCCACGCGACGCGTTGCCGCCGTCGCCCGCTGCGCAGCCCGGCTCGCCCTCGCCGTTTCCGGCCCCAGACGCCCTGGTCGAGTCGGCCGGATCGTCCAAGCTGTCGCCGGGATTCTCGGCCGCCCGCTCGACGCAG GGAACAACCCGCGCGCCACCGGACACAATCGAGAGTTTCTTCTttgcggccacctgcgccgtacTGTTGCTTCTGGCACTCGCTCTCGCCACCATGTACATCGTCAATGTCATCCACCTGCAGTCCGCGAGCCAGCTGGTCGCTGTGAAGCATAAGGCCTGCCCTTCCCAGGAATGCCAGCGCcacgcccgcctgctcatcggcgGTCTCAACCGAAGCCTAGATCCGTGCCACGACTTTGGCGCCTATGTCTGCTCGGCCTGGAAACCCAGGAGCCGCTCTACGGAAGGCTATTCCAACGACTTCAACTCGCAGCTGAATGACGTCGTGACCTCTTGGCTCAAGGGTCTGGAAGACCTCTTGATCGCGGGCGTCGATGAGGTGAAAGTGGCGGTGAAGCCGCTCGCTCTGCTCCGCAGCTGTCGCGTGCGACGTCGGGCCACGGGCGTCGACCTAGAAGACTTCCGGGAGTTCATGAGCTTGCTGGGCCTGTGCTGGCCGCATGACACCTGCTGCGACGTGAGCGCCTTAGGCGTCCTGTTGGGCCTTGTATACAG GTGGGACTTGTGCTTCTGGTTGCGCCTCCGCGTGCTGCGGGACTCCGAGCTCAACGGGAGCGGACGTCGCCTGACTGTCTATCCTGGCCCCAGGGCTTTCGTAGAGCGCTTCGCGGCTAGACATACCTACGTGGTGTTGAAGGGTAACTACGTTGCCTACTGGACGGGCCATCTCGACGCGCTGCTGCAAGACGTGTCGATGTCTTCGCGGCCTCCCGCTGTTCGAGAAGACATCGAGCGCTTCGTGAAGGCCGAACACGTCATCGCCACCGCACTCTACAATACCGTAGCGAAGGGCACCTGGGAGCCGATAGAGGTACCGCTCTCGGACATCGGTAACTACACGGGCAACGTGTCTTCGAAGGACTGGCTGGACAAGATAAACGCCAACGTCGTGGACGAGTCTGCGATGCCGTTCACGGAGGACGAGCGAGTTCTGGTGACCGACGTGTCCGTCCTGGAGGCCGTCGAGAAGATATTCGGCACCTTCAAAGACCGCGAGATTGTCGCTCATCTGTCGTGGCAGTTCGTCCAGGAATTCAGTGCGGTTGTCGACCCCACACTGGAAGGACTGTACAAGGACAATGGGGACAAGTTATTCTGCGCCGGGCAAGTCGAACTGGTCTACGCTCCTGTTACAGAGATGTTGCATTGGAGGCTTCAAGTTACCCGTGGTGAGAGGCGGTACATAGACGGCAAGCTTGAACGCCTAGTGCAGAGGGCGACTGAGATGATGCAGTCCCTCTGGTGGCTTGACTCTAAGGAGAAGCGCGCGGCCACTGAGAAGCTTCGAACCCTGAGAGTACGTATGCGGCCGTCGGAACAAGTGGAACTAGAACTCGAGCGCATGTACCATGACTTCCCCAATGGCACAGACTCGGAAGAATCCTTTGTGAAGTCGTGGCTGAAGACCCGCGGAGCGTTCAGTCGGCTCGCGTCTCAGCGCGTCAGAGACGGGGTGGCGCGGTTCGGTCCGACGCTGTCCCCGCTCATGATCGCCTACGACTACGCGGACAACGCCGTGAACGTCGCCGCTGCTTCCCTAACCAGTCCGCTGTACTACTTAAACGCCACTCCCGCCATGTTTTATGGCGGGATCGGCTTCTACTTCACCGCGGAAGCGATGCGGGCTCTGGACTGGACCGGTCTTCAGATCGGCGCTAACGGTCACATAGTGTCGCCCTCCTGGATGTCCAATGCCACTCGGCAGGTCATGGAAAGCAGGCTGAGCTGCCCCACGGCGGGAGTGCCAAACGAGGCGCTGCTTCCGTACCTGCCTGCTCTGGAGGTCGTAAGGAAGGCCTTCTTCGAAGACACGGAGACGTCGGACTACCGCCTGGAGGTCACCGACGACCTGAACGAAGTAAAGGCTTTCTTCATGACCCTTTGCCGCGTGGTGTGCGCCAACCCGCCGTGGGGACGAGCGGCTGCCGATTGCAATGCTATACTGAAGAACTCTCGCGACTTCGCCGTGGCGTACCGTTGCCAGAAGGATTCGCCCATGAACCCGTCGATGAAGTGCGGTTACTTCAGCTAG